A window of Nocardia arthritidis genomic DNA:
TTACGGCCGTGTCCGCCTCATCGGCGCACTCAGTAACCCCGGGCTTTCGCGGGGACGCCTTGCCCGGTGCGGGCTGGGCTTTGGGGCACCTCACCCTCGATGCTTCTTCGGGGCTCTACAGCCCCGCATCCCATATCAGTTCTGCGGGCTGTCGAGGCGGCCGCTCATCGGGACGCTGCGGAAATGGGTTGTCAGGCCGTGATTCTCATCGATGATGTGCAGGGCGACGGCCGGATCGGGCGCGTAGTCCATGACGTGGTCGGGCAGCTCGAGTTCCCACATCGCGCCGAGCACGGAGGCGGTGCTCGGCGCGACCAGCAGCGGGCGGCCCGCGAAAGTCGTTGTGGCGCAGGAGTGTGCATGTCCGGTGAGCACGCCGATGATCCGGTCGTCGCCGGCGACGACGGCGGCCAGCCTGCCGGGATCGGCGAGCGCGATCTCGTCGACGACCGGGCTGAACAGGTGCGCCGGCGGGTGGTGCAGTGCCAGCAGCACCGGGCCGTCGGCCGGTGCGGCGGCGAGGGTTTCGCGCAGCCAGCGGTAGGTGTCGTCGGTGAGCCTGCCGCTCGGCTCGCCGGGGATGCTGGAATCCAGCATGACGATGGTCAGCCGGGTCGGTTCGTCGATCTGGTGCACCCGGTTGATCGGCTCGGCGGTGGCGGGCAGGCCGAGCAGCACGCTGCGGAAATTGGCGCGATCGTCGTGGTTTCCCGGAATGGCGATG
This region includes:
- a CDS encoding metallophosphoesterase — protein: MILVAQVSDTHFDLGVRNAARAKRVFDFLAGLRRRPDVILVTGDIADAGKPEQYAQAVTTFASDIPVIAIPGNHDDRANFRSVLLGLPATAEPINRVHQIDEPTRLTIVMLDSSIPGEPSGRLTDDTYRWLRETLAAAPADGPVLLALHHPPAHLFSPVVDEIALADPGRLAAVVAGDDRIIGVLTGHAHSCATTTFAGRPLLVAPSTASVLGAMWELELPDHVMDYAPDPAVALHIIDENHGLTTHFRSVPMSGRLDSPQN